In the Deinococcus radiophilus genome, one interval contains:
- a CDS encoding integrase core domain-containing protein yields MLRDHPKLSLSRFAGEVERPYHVLRDARQNAERSAQRTERRQHVLEEVRLKALEEPLSGYRLIYQALQQDVLRPAPGLHTVRRCMVELKVQRPVPRKKRRPSACPTSIVLWPAGRRIQMDATRLSLPDGICWAYLVLDVESRALLHIEVVRNLSASSAVAALQQGVHVLHHLGIDEQLLIMTDGGSDFTSGAFQAARQEPGNWVRAKVSQKRGMGILERLNRTFKYDGVFREELTNIAQLRAFSTKFKNWYNSGRRHSSLGYAYPWVKLLEATESSNVA; encoded by the coding sequence TTGCTCAGAGACCACCCGAAACTCAGTCTCAGCAGATTTGCTGGCGAGGTGGAGCGTCCATATCACGTCCTGCGCGATGCCCGGCAGAACGCAGAGCGTTCTGCACAGCGGACGGAGCGACGTCAGCACGTCCTGGAAGAGGTACGGCTGAAAGCCCTTGAAGAGCCACTCAGCGGCTACCGTCTGATTTATCAGGCCCTACAACAAGATGTTCTGCGGCCTGCTCCGGGCCTCCATACTGTTCGTCGCTGCATGGTGGAGTTGAAGGTGCAGCGCCCAGTTCCCAGAAAGAAGCGCCGTCCATCGGCATGCCCTACCTCTATCGTTCTCTGGCCAGCGGGCCGCCGAATTCAGATGGATGCCACACGGCTCAGCCTACCGGACGGGATCTGCTGGGCTTACCTCGTTCTGGACGTGGAAAGTCGCGCACTGCTGCACATTGAAGTGGTCCGGAATCTCTCTGCCAGCAGCGCGGTGGCCGCGCTGCAACAAGGAGTCCATGTGCTGCACCATCTCGGCATAGACGAGCAGCTCCTGATCATGACTGATGGTGGCTCAGATTTTACGTCTGGCGCATTCCAGGCGGCCCGTCAGGAGCCGGGCAACTGGGTACGGGCCAAGGTCTCACAGAAGCGAGGAATGGGCATCCTGGAAAGGCTCAACCGGACCTTCAAATATGACGGCGTCTTCCGGGAAGAATTGACGAATATTGCCCAGCTTCGTGCGTTCAGCACGAAGTTTAAAAACTGGTACAACTCTGGAAGGAGACATTCCAGTCTGGGGTATGCCTACCCCTGGGTTAAACTGCTTGAAGCTACGGAATCTTCGAACGTGGCTTGA